From a region of the Hymenobacter jejuensis genome:
- a CDS encoding L,D-transpeptidase family protein, whose translation MRYFLLALGLLATLGARSSAPSFREQQLQYPRVRAAYAAKWPELQRLLVSHGIRASELEIFVRAFKIGRRLEVWGRNRGDAQLQLLRTYFIAGTSGTLGPKRCAGDGQVPEGFYSVNRFNPNSLYHLSLGLDYPNNSDMLLSGSDPGGDIFIHGSDQTIGCLPITDALIEEVYVLAVEARNAGQATIPVHIFPFELRDENLTTYQHHAHHYFWQSLQPGYQYFEKHHDLPKVLVQPTGLYAFE comes from the coding sequence ATGCGTTATTTTCTGCTGGCCCTGGGCCTGTTGGCAACTCTGGGCGCCCGTTCGAGCGCGCCTTCGTTTCGGGAGCAACAATTGCAATATCCGCGGGTGCGGGCCGCGTACGCCGCCAAATGGCCAGAGTTGCAACGGCTTCTGGTTTCGCATGGCATCAGGGCCTCGGAGTTGGAAATTTTCGTGCGCGCCTTCAAAATCGGGCGGCGGCTGGAAGTGTGGGGCCGCAACCGCGGTGACGCTCAGCTTCAACTGTTGCGCACGTACTTTATTGCGGGCACCTCAGGCACCTTAGGGCCCAAGCGCTGCGCCGGCGATGGCCAGGTACCCGAAGGATTTTATTCAGTCAACCGCTTCAACCCCAACAGTTTGTACCATCTGTCGCTGGGGCTTGACTACCCAAACAATTCCGACATGCTCCTAAGCGGCTCCGACCCCGGCGGCGATATTTTCATCCATGGCTCCGACCAAACCATTGGCTGTCTGCCCATTACCGATGCCTTGATTGAAGAGGTATATGTGCTGGCCGTAGAAGCCCGCAATGCTGGCCAGGCGACGATCCCCGTGCACATTTTCCCGTTTGAGTTACGCGATGAGAATTTGACTACGTATCAACACCATGCCCACCATTATTTTTGGCAAAGCTTACAACCTGGTTATCAATATTTTGAAAAACACCATGACTTGCCAAAGGTTCTGGTACAGCCTACGGGGCTATATGCTTTTGAGTGA
- a CDS encoding NAD(P)/FAD-dependent oxidoreductase codes for MNQHYDVVIIGAGPAGTACALALQGSGLRVALVDRKQFPRDKICGDAIPSPALKAIRQLSQAWYDELFELTTKAETRNSRLVAPNGTEIVVQWKARTFNSPRLHFDQHLLSMVKRHTKTEVLENFGVKRLEISAQQATVFPSAQAAPLTAALVIGCDGANSVVARQLTNRTLDRTRQCAAVRAYFTGLSESDEQTSEFFFLDEYRSGYFWIFPVGQGVFNVGFGMLSAQIAARKLDLKQVLRHLTQTHPRLATRFAQAKQLSDIQGFGLPLGGVQRPISGARFLLAGDAAALIDPLQGHGIDKAVQSGILAAQQAVRCFQTHDFSAAQLFEYDRQVQTHIGKKLARSYHLMHFLSAKAWLVNGAFRFGRHPLIKNLLLKAVG; via the coding sequence TTGAACCAGCACTACGACGTCGTTATTATTGGGGCGGGACCAGCGGGCACGGCTTGCGCTTTGGCCCTGCAAGGCAGCGGTTTGCGCGTGGCGCTGGTAGACCGGAAGCAATTTCCGCGCGATAAAATCTGCGGCGATGCTATTCCGAGTCCGGCCCTGAAAGCCATCCGGCAGCTTTCGCAGGCTTGGTACGACGAGCTGTTTGAACTGACCACCAAAGCCGAAACGCGCAACAGCCGCCTGGTAGCCCCCAACGGCACCGAAATCGTGGTGCAGTGGAAAGCACGTACGTTCAACAGCCCCCGCCTGCACTTCGACCAGCACCTGCTTTCGATGGTAAAACGCCACACAAAGACCGAAGTGCTGGAAAATTTCGGCGTTAAGCGTCTGGAAATCAGTGCGCAGCAAGCCACAGTTTTTCCTTCTGCCCAAGCCGCGCCGCTGACGGCCGCACTCGTGATTGGGTGCGACGGAGCTAACTCCGTGGTGGCGCGCCAGCTCACCAACCGTACGCTCGACCGGACGCGGCAGTGCGCGGCAGTGCGGGCGTATTTTACGGGCCTAAGCGAGTCGGATGAGCAAACCAGCGAGTTCTTTTTCCTCGACGAATACCGCTCCGGCTACTTCTGGATTTTTCCGGTGGGGCAGGGTGTGTTCAACGTAGGTTTCGGCATGCTTTCGGCCCAAATAGCGGCCCGCAAGCTGGATTTGAAGCAGGTACTTCGGCACCTGACCCAAACGCATCCGCGGCTGGCGACCCGTTTTGCACAAGCCAAGCAACTCTCCGATATTCAAGGGTTTGGCCTACCGTTGGGCGGGGTGCAACGCCCTATTTCGGGCGCGCGTTTTCTGCTGGCCGGCGATGCCGCCGCGCTCATCGATCCGCTGCAAGGCCACGGCATCGACAAAGCAGTCCAGAGCGGAATTCTGGCCGCTCAACAAGCTGTGCGCTGCTTTCAAACGCACGATTTCAGTGCCGCGCAGTTGTTTGAATATGATCGCCAAGTGCAGACGCACATCGGCAAGAAGCTAGCGCGCAGCTACCACCTTATGCACTTTCTATCGGCGAAGGCGTGGCTGGTAAATGGTGCCTTTCGCTTCGGACGGCACCCGTTAATTAAAAACCTGCTTCTGAAAGCCGTGGGGTAA
- a CDS encoding DUF4174 domain-containing protein has product MYIAFVRSLLLASGLLLPLVGLAQAGSDTSLAETLKANRWQKRVLLLCAASSDQPALKQQQTLLAQDKAGLQERDMLVLDLVTTEMSTADKQFLRQKLGIAEAPFTAVLIGKDGGIKRKDTAPITPQRLFGTIDTMPMRRQEAKGKKP; this is encoded by the coding sequence ATGTATATTGCTTTCGTTCGCAGTCTGTTGTTGGCCAGTGGGTTGCTGCTGCCGTTGGTCGGTTTGGCGCAGGCCGGCAGCGATACCAGCTTGGCCGAAACCCTAAAAGCCAATCGCTGGCAAAAGCGGGTGCTGCTACTCTGCGCGGCTTCTTCCGATCAGCCAGCCCTGAAGCAACAACAAACATTGTTGGCGCAGGATAAAGCAGGCTTGCAGGAGCGCGACATGCTCGTGCTTGATCTCGTAACCACCGAAATGAGCACGGCCGACAAACAGTTTCTGCGCCAGAAATTAGGCATAGCAGAAGCTCCTTTTACGGCCGTGCTCATTGGCAAAGACGGGGGCATCAAGCGCAAAGACACCGCGCCGATTACGCCGCAGCGCCTCTTTGGCACCATCGACACCATGCCGATGCGGCGCCAAGAGGCAAAGGGGAAGAAGCCGTAG
- a CDS encoding SDR family NAD(P)-dependent oxidoreductase, translating into MDLQLTNKIALVTGSTAGIGLAIAQQLAAEGAEVIITGRTEGRIQEAIRSISAQVSGAKVRGVAVDFGHADEVQHLLREVPEVDILVNNVGIFEPKPFAEITDEEWMRFFEVNVMSGVRLSRQYFPLMLRKNWGRVLFISSESGLQIPAEMIHYGTTKTAQLGVARGLAELTKGTGVTVNSVLPGPTASEGVQEFLQKMSTEGKSPEEAETEFFQNARPSSLLQRFATTEEVASMVVYLASPLASATNGASVRVDGGVIRSIG; encoded by the coding sequence ATGGATCTGCAACTCACCAATAAAATTGCCCTGGTTACGGGCTCCACAGCGGGCATCGGGCTCGCCATTGCACAACAGTTGGCCGCCGAAGGTGCCGAAGTAATCATTACGGGCCGCACAGAGGGCCGCATTCAGGAAGCCATTCGCAGCATTTCGGCGCAAGTAAGCGGCGCGAAGGTGCGCGGTGTAGCCGTGGATTTTGGCCACGCCGACGAAGTGCAGCACTTGCTGCGAGAGGTGCCTGAAGTAGATATTTTGGTAAACAACGTCGGCATTTTCGAGCCCAAGCCGTTCGCTGAAATTACCGACGAGGAGTGGATGCGCTTCTTCGAAGTGAACGTGATGAGCGGCGTGCGGCTCTCGCGCCAGTATTTTCCGCTGATGCTGCGCAAAAACTGGGGCCGTGTGCTGTTCATTTCCAGCGAATCGGGCCTCCAGATTCCGGCCGAAATGATTCATTACGGGACTACCAAAACGGCGCAACTGGGCGTGGCACGCGGCCTAGCTGAGCTCACCAAGGGCACTGGCGTGACGGTAAACTCAGTGCTGCCCGGTCCCACCGCTTCGGAAGGGGTGCAGGAGTTTTTGCAAAAAATGTCGACGGAGGGCAAGTCGCCGGAAGAGGCCGAAACCGAGTTTTTTCAGAATGCACGGCCCTCGTCGCTGCTCCAGCGTTTCGCGACGACTGAGGAAGTGGCCAGCATGGTTGTGTACTTGGCCAGCCCGCTGGCCTCGGCTACCAACGGCGCCTCGGTGCGCGTCGATGGCGGCGTGATTCGCAGCATCGGCTAG
- a CDS encoding NAD-dependent epimerase/dehydratase family protein, whose translation MQTILGAGGAIGTELARELRHYTDRVRLVGRKPVAVNPTDELFSADLTNAAQVERAVAGSDVVYLTVGYEYNRRVWRAKWPATMRNVLDACQKHQAKLVFFDNVYMYDRAYIAHMTEETPVRPTSKKGEIRAQIAQMLLSAAQSGQVQALIARSADFLGLKNSVLVETVYKNLSKGKRADWLANADKIHNWTNVLDAAKATALLGNTPDAYNQVWHLPTDKAPITGRQWVEMFAQEMHVAPRFRVVPLWLMSLLGLFVPVMRELREMAYQYSQDYFFDSSKFEKRFGYTPISAREGVRQIVTSGKQGAGN comes from the coding sequence ATGCAAACCATCTTAGGTGCCGGGGGTGCCATCGGCACCGAGCTCGCCCGCGAACTCCGGCATTACACTGACCGGGTGCGGTTGGTGGGGCGAAAGCCCGTAGCCGTCAACCCAACCGACGAGCTGTTTTCGGCCGACCTTACCAATGCGGCGCAGGTCGAGCGGGCAGTGGCAGGCTCGGACGTCGTGTACCTTACCGTCGGCTATGAATACAACCGGAGGGTGTGGCGCGCCAAATGGCCAGCTACCATGCGCAACGTGCTGGATGCCTGCCAGAAGCACCAAGCTAAGCTCGTGTTCTTCGACAACGTGTACATGTACGACCGCGCCTACATTGCGCACATGACCGAAGAAACGCCCGTACGGCCCACCAGCAAAAAAGGCGAAATCAGGGCCCAGATAGCGCAAATGCTACTTTCCGCAGCGCAAAGCGGCCAAGTGCAGGCCCTTATCGCCCGCTCGGCCGACTTTCTGGGCCTGAAAAACAGTGTGCTTGTGGAAACGGTCTACAAAAATCTGAGCAAGGGCAAACGGGCCGACTGGCTGGCCAATGCCGACAAAATCCATAACTGGACCAACGTGCTGGATGCCGCCAAAGCCACCGCGCTGCTGGGCAACACACCCGACGCCTACAACCAAGTCTGGCACCTGCCCACCGACAAAGCCCCCATTACGGGCCGGCAGTGGGTAGAAATGTTTGCGCAGGAAATGCACGTCGCGCCCCGGTTTCGGGTGGTGCCGCTGTGGCTGATGAGCCTGCTGGGCCTGTTTGTGCCCGTGATGCGCGAGTTGCGCGAAATGGCTTATCAATACAGCCAGGATTACTTTTTCGACAGCAGCAAGTTTGAAAAACGCTTCGGCTACACGCCCATCAGTGCACGTGAAGGCGTTAGGCAAATTGTAACAAGTGGAAAGCAAGGCGCGGGTAATTAA
- a CDS encoding class I SAM-dependent methyltransferase — protein sequence MIAHVYRSGERVIRENLHLYDPESKLIADSQRYWNRTDRSCIPGNAHWRGNGVFAGDDARWLAMGRHNLAQFARLAGPAYLRTPRRIVDWGCGGGANAVHFAPGAARYYGVDITAASLRECHRQLQALACEAFVPVQFEADQPEHALEHIPKACDLFFSTYVFEIFPTKEYGSRVLNIASKLLTNDGLAFIQIRYDDGTSASQPHRWGYAQNLPHMTTYRIEEFWQNAEQCGFTPQLVTLERQQAVELGERYAYFLLKKS from the coding sequence GTGATTGCTCATGTATACCGCTCTGGCGAACGAGTAATACGCGAAAACCTCCACTTATACGATCCTGAAAGTAAGCTCATTGCGGATTCGCAGCGTTACTGGAATCGCACCGACCGCTCGTGCATTCCTGGCAACGCGCATTGGCGGGGCAACGGGGTGTTTGCCGGCGACGACGCGCGCTGGCTGGCCATGGGCCGCCACAACCTGGCCCAGTTCGCCCGCCTGGCCGGCCCGGCCTACCTGCGCACGCCCCGCCGCATCGTCGACTGGGGCTGCGGCGGCGGGGCCAACGCCGTGCACTTCGCCCCCGGCGCGGCCCGCTACTACGGCGTGGACATCACCGCCGCCAGCCTGCGCGAGTGCCACCGCCAGCTCCAGGCCCTGGCCTGCGAGGCCTTCGTCCCCGTCCAGTTTGAGGCCGACCAGCCCGAACACGCGCTAGAGCACATTCCCAAGGCGTGTGACTTGTTTTTTTCTACCTATGTATTTGAGATTTTCCCCACCAAGGAATACGGCAGCCGGGTGTTGAACATCGCAAGCAAGTTGCTGACCAACGACGGCTTGGCGTTTATTCAGATCCGTTACGACGATGGCACATCGGCCAGTCAGCCGCACCGGTGGGGTTACGCGCAGAACCTGCCGCACATGACCACCTACCGCATCGAGGAGTTCTGGCAGAACGCCGAGCAGTGCGGCTTCACCCCGCAGCTCGTCACCCTGGAGCGCCAGCAGGCAGTCGAGCTCGGCGAACGCTACGCGTACTTCCTGCTCAAAAAGAGTTGA
- a CDS encoding class I SAM-dependent methyltransferase has translation MPLSLRSIIARAYRSSERLIRENLRIYESEDKLIADSQRYWNSTDRDYVAGNAHWRGNGVFAGDDARWLAMGRHNLAQFARLAGPAYLRTPRRIVDWGCGGGANAVHFAPGAARYYGVDITAASLRECHRQLQALACEAFVPVQFEADQPERTLALITEPCDLFFSTYVFELFPSKDYGKRILDIAYKLLDTNGLAFIQIKYKDQSSKSKAHRWGYAQNLPHMTTYRIEEFWQNAEQCGFTPQLVTLERQQAVELGERYAYFLLKKD, from the coding sequence ATGCCTTTATCATTACGTAGTATTATTGCGCGTGCCTATCGATCAAGTGAGCGCCTGATCCGCGAAAACCTCCGAATTTATGAGTCGGAAGACAAATTAATTGCGGATTCGCAGCGCTACTGGAACAGCACCGACCGCGACTACGTGGCGGGCAACGCGCATTGGCGGGGCAACGGGGTGTTTGCCGGCGACGACGCGCGCTGGCTGGCCATGGGCCGCCACAACCTGGCCCAGTTCGCCCGCCTGGCCGGCCCGGCCTACCTGCGCACGCCCCGCCGCATCGTCGACTGGGGCTGCGGCGGCGGGGCCAACGCCGTGCACTTCGCCCCCGGCGCGGCCCGCTACTACGGCGTGGACATCACCGCCGCCAGCCTGCGCGAGTGCCACCGCCAGCTCCAGGCCTTGGCCTGCGAGGCCTTCGTCCCCGTCCAGTTTGAGGCCGACCAGCCCGAACGCACACTCGCCTTGATTACTGAGCCCTGCGACCTCTTCTTTTCTACCTATGTATTTGAGCTGTTTCCAAGCAAGGACTATGGGAAACGCATTCTGGATATCGCTTACAAACTGCTCGATACTAACGGGTTAGCTTTTATCCAGATCAAGTACAAAGATCAGAGCAGCAAGAGCAAAGCGCACCGGTGGGGCTACGCGCAGAACCTGCCGCACATGACCACCTACCGCATCGAGGAGTTCTGGCAGAACGCCGAGCAGTGCGGCTTCACCCCGCAGCTCGTCACCCTGGAGCGCCAGCAGGCAGTCGAGCTCGGCGAACGCTACGCGTACTTCCTGCTCAAAAAAGACTGA
- a CDS encoding alpha/beta hydrolase has product MSFAPPTYVPDILGEGFEQHSIAQPNDYEGPVRCTVVRRRNPRAAANRAVLYLHGFTDYFFQRELAEQWLAHGFQFYALDLRKYGRSLLPHQRPNNVRDLREYFPDLDAALDLVRAEGNQTVVLNAHSTGGLIAALYADAGAHRTALAALVLNSPFFEMNLPWLVRRVALPLLTRVGAVFPNLTPRASLGRGYGESLHRQFRGEWDYNLAWKPVEVFPVNAGWLRAIRKGHRQVARGLSVAQPVLVLHSDRTLRRYRPFNDDFFRTDGVLNVQHIRKLAPRLGPRVTVRAIEGGMHDLILSREPVRSEAYRQIFEWLATVLPPAE; this is encoded by the coding sequence ATGTCATTCGCTCCTCCAACATACGTGCCCGATATATTGGGCGAAGGGTTTGAACAACACTCCATTGCGCAACCCAATGATTATGAAGGGCCTGTGCGCTGCACGGTTGTTCGGAGACGAAACCCGCGAGCCGCTGCCAACCGGGCGGTGCTGTATTTGCACGGCTTTACCGATTATTTTTTTCAGCGGGAGCTGGCCGAGCAGTGGCTGGCCCACGGATTTCAATTCTATGCCCTGGATCTGCGCAAATACGGCCGCTCGCTGCTGCCGCACCAGCGCCCAAACAACGTCCGCGACCTGCGCGAATATTTTCCCGATCTGGACGCTGCCCTCGACCTGGTTCGGGCGGAAGGCAACCAGACCGTTGTGCTCAATGCGCACTCAACCGGGGGCCTGATTGCCGCGCTCTATGCCGATGCCGGGGCGCACCGCACGGCATTGGCGGCGCTGGTGCTTAATAGTCCGTTTTTCGAAATGAACCTGCCGTGGCTCGTCCGCCGGGTTGCCCTGCCGTTGCTTACGCGGGTGGGCGCAGTATTCCCTAATCTGACGCCGCGGGCCTCGTTGGGGCGCGGCTACGGCGAAAGCCTGCACCGGCAGTTTCGCGGCGAGTGGGACTACAACCTGGCGTGGAAGCCGGTAGAAGTATTTCCGGTCAATGCCGGGTGGTTGCGCGCCATTCGCAAGGGGCATCGGCAAGTGGCGCGGGGCCTGAGCGTGGCGCAGCCCGTGTTGGTGCTGCACTCCGACCGCACGCTCCGCCGCTACCGCCCCTTCAACGACGATTTTTTCCGGACCGATGGCGTGCTGAACGTGCAGCACATCCGGAAGCTGGCGCCGCGCCTGGGCCCACGCGTGACGGTGCGGGCCATCGAAGGCGGCATGCACGACCTGATCTTGTCGCGCGAACCGGTGCGTAGCGAAGCCTACCGCCAGATTTTCGAATGGCTAGCCACGGTTTTGCCGCCCGCAGAGTGA
- a CDS encoding ankyrin repeat domain-containing protein — translation MSFYSTQPEDLLFDAARKGDVAYLQQLVANNTNVNIQNSKGFTPLIVAAYDGHLEATQLLLDAGADPNVQDVAGNNALMGVCFKGYPEIAQLLIERGADLNLQNGNGGTALMFATLFGRNNLVKVMLDAGADTTIRDVRGLTAHDLAIQQGNEEALQIFEQISK, via the coding sequence ATGTCCTTTTACTCCACTCAACCCGAAGACCTGTTGTTTGATGCCGCTCGCAAAGGCGATGTGGCGTATTTGCAGCAGCTGGTCGCCAACAACACCAACGTCAACATCCAGAACAGCAAGGGCTTTACGCCGCTGATTGTGGCCGCCTACGATGGTCACCTGGAAGCCACGCAACTGTTGCTCGACGCCGGCGCCGACCCCAACGTGCAGGACGTCGCTGGCAACAACGCGCTCATGGGCGTGTGCTTTAAGGGTTATCCCGAAATCGCGCAGTTGCTGATCGAGCGTGGCGCAGACCTGAATTTGCAAAACGGCAACGGCGGCACGGCCCTCATGTTTGCCACCCTGTTTGGGCGCAACAACTTGGTAAAAGTCATGCTCGATGCTGGCGCCGATACCACCATCCGCGACGTGCGCGGCCTTACGGCCCACGACTTGGCCATTCAGCAAGGCAACGAAGAAGCTTTGCAGATATTCGAGCAAATTAGTAAGTAA
- a CDS encoding YybH family protein codes for MEIIDTLLDEIRHANDQFENSFDRGDVVAIASLYTKEGSLLPPGSGPITGSEAIASFWKGGMDMGIKQVRLHSMEVESFGDTAIELGQYRLNGAEGQQMDYGKYIVMWKKEGNDWKIQRDIWNTSGE; via the coding sequence ATGGAAATCATCGACACCCTGCTTGACGAAATCCGTCACGCCAACGACCAGTTCGAAAACTCTTTCGACCGCGGCGACGTGGTCGCCATTGCCAGCCTCTACACCAAAGAAGGCTCGCTGCTGCCCCCCGGCAGCGGCCCGATTACGGGTAGCGAGGCCATTGCGTCCTTCTGGAAGGGCGGTATGGACATGGGCATCAAGCAGGTGCGGTTGCACTCGATGGAGGTAGAAAGTTTCGGCGATACGGCCATTGAGCTGGGCCAATACCGCCTCAACGGCGCCGAAGGCCAACAAATGGACTACGGCAAGTACATCGTGATGTGGAAGAAGGAAGGCAACGACTGGAAAATTCAGCGCGACATCTGGAACACCAGCGGCGAATAA
- a CDS encoding SBBP repeat-containing protein gives MKHFFSVLFWLVSLTASAQSAWTFAYPISDLNGAMDVATDADNNFYVTGRFTGSMSLGGTQLTSSGLCVYIAKCKPNGQVAKVIQLAASGDALPTSIAVDKAGNSYLTGSFSGTLSYATGPKSGSVTSVSGSDIFVLKCGANGVARWIKQAGNQGGSPSGSSSGWGVSVDLAGNSYVTGSVSGENIAFESLTFPQHFGRQAFVASYSPQGALRWARVWSSQSDNGVCQGGGVAVDNAGSCYVSGNFTAGWTLDGTTVTSEGGSVFLAKFNARQGRLVWAKGQLPYGDGRSIATDRKGNIYIASNFSGTTTIGTTTLTSAGNTDGFVARFNPQGNVKWATALGGPESDYISDIAVDQQSGKVFATGMMNFTYNSTNQSFLAQLNPDGQKEFAELVSGPGTSSAGKLAIDSKHNLYTTGAFTGSCGFGPVSLKSVHTQGYIGRYSIKSVSQVSTPPSVTVSIFPNPVQSRFTLQLASSEKVEALQATLYSYQGRAVASHALQPLSNLAEINFDTTKIPDGLYVLQLEYKQGISFRMVTVHH, from the coding sequence ATGAAACACTTCTTCTCGGTTCTTTTTTGGTTGGTCTCACTTACGGCCAGCGCTCAATCGGCGTGGACGTTTGCCTACCCCATTAGCGACCTAAACGGCGCAATGGACGTGGCAACGGATGCCGATAACAACTTCTACGTTACCGGTCGCTTCACGGGCTCTATGTCCTTGGGTGGCACGCAGTTGACTAGTTCGGGCCTGTGCGTGTACATTGCCAAGTGCAAACCCAACGGCCAAGTAGCCAAGGTCATTCAACTGGCAGCTTCCGGCGATGCGTTACCCACCAGCATTGCCGTCGACAAAGCAGGCAACAGCTATCTCACGGGCAGCTTTTCGGGCACCCTGAGCTACGCCACCGGCCCGAAGTCCGGGTCGGTAACGTCGGTGTCTGGCAGCGATATTTTTGTTCTGAAGTGCGGCGCCAACGGCGTGGCGCGCTGGATCAAGCAGGCCGGCAACCAAGGAGGCAGCCCCAGCGGCTCCAGCTCCGGCTGGGGCGTATCGGTTGACCTGGCCGGCAACAGCTACGTAACCGGCTCAGTATCTGGCGAAAACATTGCTTTCGAATCGCTCACCTTTCCCCAGCACTTCGGCCGGCAGGCCTTTGTGGCCAGCTATTCCCCACAGGGGGCGTTGCGGTGGGCGCGGGTGTGGTCAAGTCAGAGCGACAATGGCGTATGCCAGGGCGGCGGCGTGGCCGTAGACAATGCGGGCAGCTGCTACGTAAGTGGCAACTTCACCGCGGGCTGGACGCTCGATGGCACCACGGTGACCAGCGAGGGTGGCAGCGTTTTCTTGGCCAAATTTAACGCTCGGCAAGGGCGACTGGTATGGGCCAAAGGGCAGCTGCCGTACGGCGACGGCCGCAGCATCGCCACCGACCGAAAAGGTAACATATACATTGCCAGCAACTTCTCCGGCACCACCACCATCGGTACCACTACGCTCACCAGCGCTGGCAACACCGACGGGTTTGTGGCTCGCTTCAACCCGCAGGGAAACGTAAAATGGGCTACTGCACTGGGCGGCCCCGAAAGCGACTACATCAGCGACATTGCCGTCGATCAGCAGTCGGGGAAGGTGTTTGCGACGGGCATGATGAACTTTACCTATAACTCTACTAATCAATCGTTTCTGGCGCAGCTCAATCCCGATGGACAGAAGGAGTTTGCCGAGCTCGTCAGTGGGCCGGGCACCAGTTCGGCGGGCAAGCTGGCCATCGATTCCAAGCACAACCTCTACACGACCGGCGCCTTCACGGGAAGCTGCGGATTTGGTCCGGTTTCGCTGAAAAGCGTGCACACGCAAGGCTACATCGGGCGCTACAGCATCAAATCCGTGTCGCAGGTCAGCACGCCGCCTTCGGTTACGGTCAGCATTTTCCCCAATCCCGTGCAGAGCCGGTTTACGCTCCAGCTCGCCAGCAGCGAAAAGGTGGAGGCCCTGCAAGCCACGTTGTACTCGTATCAGGGCCGTGCAGTGGCGTCGCATGCGCTCCAGCCCCTGTCCAATCTGGCCGAAATCAATTTCGACACGACCAAGATTCCGGATGGCCTGTACGTGCTTCAGCTCGAATATAAACAAGGCATCAGCTTCCGCATGGTCACGGTGCATCACTAA